Proteins from a single region of Mucilaginibacter daejeonensis:
- a CDS encoding glycoside hydrolase family 3 N-terminal domain-containing protein, translating to MRNKVLLASLCCAFGLAVHGQGSRPFNYFPLSTQDRQHIETLIGQMTVEEKAHQLASFYPNANKRLNIPHMQAGEALHGVVASGTTSLPEAIGLACSWDTVLVERVATAIAREARALGVHQVYTPMLGVVREARWGRFEEAYSEDPFLVSRIGVAFINGLQGRGAQRFDKDHVVATAKHFVGDGEPIRGENGAAVEISLRSLHEVHLPPFRAAVEEAHVGAIMPAHHSLNGVPCHINTDMLVGVLRNTYGFDGLVVSDNNDIRWVQDRFFVTADRYETIRKALEAGVTTELAWQQPWGPKRLYGPDLIAGVKAGAIPQYLLDNSVRKVLQYKYLLRLQQEEFPLGKDMSFMEKGTGSKDDGADVFFSQINASLSSPRKNYLSVLNDKKHDELALEAARRSIVLLQNKNNLLPLKPGAIKNIGVIGPNADTIRLGTYSTQQPKYFVTVRKAIEQMAGNGVQVRYSKGTDIQNPKPDQIEEALNIARQSDVNVLVLGDDAKTVMENIDRDDISLPGQQQQLLERVAALGKPVILVLIHGRPPAIQWAKDHVGAILDGWFLGQNTGTAVAEAIFGKINPSGKLTVTYPRNVGQTPSFYNSLAPGRPRELWQAAWDPTFAFGYGISYTQFKYTDLHLSQSSMTDGETVYAQVTVTNTGKMKGDEIVQLYVHDELSSLTRPAKELKGFARVTLEPGQSKQVSIPITRRALEFWKDGQWITEGGKFTVMVGPNSTELTYVTLTLNK from the coding sequence ATGAGAAACAAAGTACTGCTTGCGTCCTTATGCTGTGCCTTTGGCTTGGCCGTACATGGTCAGGGGTCTCGACCCTTCAACTATTTTCCGCTAAGCACGCAAGACCGGCAACACATCGAGACACTGATCGGGCAAATGACCGTCGAAGAAAAGGCACATCAGTTGGCTTCATTTTACCCTAACGCCAACAAGAGGCTCAACATCCCGCACATGCAAGCGGGCGAGGCCTTACATGGCGTCGTAGCATCAGGTACTACATCTCTCCCGGAGGCGATAGGTTTAGCTTGCTCATGGGATACCGTTTTGGTAGAACGTGTGGCCACCGCGATCGCCCGCGAGGCCAGGGCTTTGGGCGTACACCAGGTTTATACCCCCATGCTGGGTGTGGTACGCGAGGCTCGTTGGGGTCGTTTTGAAGAAGCTTACAGCGAGGACCCTTTCCTGGTAAGCCGCATTGGCGTAGCGTTCATTAATGGTTTGCAAGGCCGCGGTGCGCAACGTTTTGATAAAGACCATGTAGTGGCCACCGCTAAACATTTTGTAGGCGATGGAGAACCCATCCGTGGCGAAAACGGTGCAGCGGTCGAGATATCGCTGCGGAGTTTGCATGAGGTACACCTCCCTCCTTTCCGCGCTGCGGTGGAAGAAGCACATGTTGGTGCTATTATGCCGGCCCACCACAGCTTGAACGGGGTTCCTTGCCACATCAATACTGATATGCTGGTGGGCGTGCTACGCAACACTTATGGGTTCGATGGCTTGGTGGTATCTGACAATAATGATATCCGCTGGGTACAGGACCGCTTTTTTGTGACCGCCGACCGCTATGAGACTATTCGGAAGGCACTCGAAGCCGGCGTGACCACCGAGTTAGCCTGGCAACAACCCTGGGGACCTAAACGTCTTTACGGGCCTGACCTTATTGCCGGCGTGAAGGCTGGAGCCATCCCGCAATATTTACTCGACAATTCGGTGCGCAAAGTGCTACAATACAAATACTTGTTGCGTTTGCAGCAAGAGGAGTTTCCGCTGGGGAAGGACATGAGCTTTATGGAAAAAGGTACCGGCAGCAAGGATGATGGCGCCGATGTGTTCTTCTCGCAGATCAATGCTTCGCTTTCCAGCCCGCGCAAAAATTACCTTTCGGTACTGAACGATAAAAAGCATGATGAACTCGCTTTGGAAGCTGCACGCCGATCCATCGTGCTGTTGCAAAATAAGAACAACCTGCTGCCGCTTAAACCCGGCGCGATCAAGAATATCGGGGTGATCGGTCCAAACGCCGACACCATCCGTTTAGGCACTTATTCTACCCAGCAACCCAAATACTTTGTCACCGTGAGGAAGGCCATTGAACAAATGGCGGGTAACGGTGTGCAGGTACGTTACAGCAAAGGTACTGACATACAGAACCCCAAGCCCGACCAGATCGAAGAAGCGCTTAACATCGCCCGCCAGTCTGACGTGAACGTATTGGTGCTGGGCGATGATGCTAAGACCGTGATGGAGAACATTGACCGTGACGACATTAGCCTGCCCGGACAGCAGCAGCAGTTGCTGGAGCGCGTGGCGGCATTAGGCAAACCGGTGATCCTGGTACTGATCCATGGCCGACCACCGGCCATACAATGGGCTAAGGATCATGTGGGTGCCATATTGGATGGCTGGTTCTTGGGCCAAAACACCGGCACCGCCGTGGCCGAGGCCATATTCGGCAAGATCAACCCGAGTGGTAAGCTTACCGTAACTTACCCGCGTAACGTTGGCCAAACACCTTCCTTTTATAATAGCCTTGCACCGGGCCGCCCGCGTGAGTTATGGCAAGCCGCCTGGGATCCGACATTTGCTTTCGGTTATGGCATCAGCTACACTCAGTTCAAATACACCGACCTGCACCTGTCCCAGTCCAGCATGACCGATGGCGAGACGGTATATGCCCAGGTGACCGTGACCAACACCGGCAAAATGAAGGGCGACGAGATCGTGCAACTTTATGTGCATGATGAGCTATCATCGCTCACCCGGCCCGCCAAAGAGTTGAAAGGATTTGCCCGGGTAACGCTCGAGCCCGGACAGTCCAAACAGGTATCCATCCCCATCACCCGCAGAGCCCTGGAGTTTTGGAAGGATGGGCAATGGATCACTGAGGGTGGCAAATTTACCGTAATGGTTGGCCCTAACTCTACCGAATTGACCTACGTGACCCTCACCCTTAATAAATAA
- a CDS encoding DUF5107 domain-containing protein, whose translation MNSSLKSATIKKEIVPLLTYPFSDPSPVPEFGRLYPYNRFDGYTDKGTMQDWEMIVLENDHIKLWVNPSVGGKIWGAIEKRTGKDFIYFNHVAKFRDVAMRGPWTSGGMEFNIGIIGHAPSCSAPVDHFIRENADGSVSCFIGATDWPSRTNWMVEILLPGDTAYFTTRTMWYNNSRLEQSYYQWNNIGVKAAGDLEYVNPGNQRIGHDGKALSWPVDEQGRQISWYDRNDFAEYRSYHIFGAYSDFWGCYWHNDRFGFGTSSAYDDKPGKKIWIWGLSRYGMIWEDLLTDNDGQYTEVQSGRMFNQSISASSRTPFKHGSFTPYVHDHWDEHWFPVSGIDGFTYGSSTFSFYIDGSAQPSVLQLVANQPLSGEIRVAAGQDVLVQRHIELDTLQREDLTLPKGGAKDICLYFNDELLYDGLTVHRPLKRPSHAPADVDQHSVHELYTQAKEWERQRFYERAVKAYHVCLEKDRYYPDALTGMAGIYIRRCLYTEAQELLLTALSIDTYHPQANYLHGIVNAITGDIADAKDGFSIACRSVEYRTAAYTELAKLQVREKQFKKALSYLDRSLEYNVNNQQAIQLKVVVARLQGKVDEALEAVDKQLHAYPLDHVTRFEQYLLGETDASAFKQGITSELPHETYLELAAFYLDLQLYKNCMEVLSLSPGYVMITLWKAYVAALQRSAQQADQLLREAVDMDPSFVFPHRQEDVRVLEWAVGRERSWKLNYYLALAYVQMLRKDEALELLLAFGNGPDNYVLYLVRAELRHEANPAACEADLRRALVLAGTDHRAVLALSRFLADHGRWAEAVKVVSAGHRADPENYYLGLHHAACLMHTGQYEQGIDLMNRLKVLPNEGASDGRKVWRETHLNAAIKAMDEQNWEQALHYIDQARIWPEHMGIGRPYEVDERLEDLMAFLCIRQDGREGDTSELIESIISYRDQHPDTPYSANDTAALYLLLQQQRTAQAQELLANWQSQDPQDLAGRWTEAFVKGDQDGLNAIGREEVPKRIPLPYEILFEDRSFAFIKKMYDRNWINMPAAIEINL comes from the coding sequence ATGAACAGTTCCCTTAAGTCAGCTACCATTAAAAAGGAGATAGTGCCGCTGTTGACCTACCCTTTTTCGGACCCGAGCCCTGTGCCCGAGTTCGGTAGGCTGTACCCGTACAACCGTTTTGACGGTTACACCGACAAGGGCACGATGCAGGATTGGGAAATGATCGTGCTGGAGAACGACCACATCAAGCTTTGGGTGAACCCCTCCGTAGGCGGCAAGATCTGGGGCGCTATAGAAAAGCGTACGGGGAAAGATTTCATTTACTTTAACCATGTAGCTAAATTCAGGGACGTGGCTATGCGCGGTCCGTGGACCTCAGGCGGAATGGAGTTCAATATCGGGATCATCGGTCATGCGCCGTCCTGTTCGGCCCCGGTGGATCACTTTATTCGTGAGAACGCTGATGGCAGTGTAAGTTGTTTTATTGGTGCTACCGACTGGCCATCGCGCACCAATTGGATGGTCGAGATCCTGTTGCCGGGCGATACGGCTTACTTTACCACGCGTACCATGTGGTACAACAACAGCCGGTTGGAGCAGTCTTATTATCAATGGAACAACATCGGCGTAAAAGCTGCCGGTGACCTGGAATACGTTAACCCCGGCAACCAGCGCATCGGTCATGATGGCAAGGCATTAAGCTGGCCTGTGGATGAACAAGGAAGGCAGATCTCCTGGTACGACCGCAATGATTTTGCCGAATACCGGTCGTATCACATTTTTGGTGCTTATTCTGATTTCTGGGGATGTTACTGGCACAACGACCGGTTCGGCTTTGGTACTTCGTCGGCCTATGACGACAAGCCAGGCAAAAAGATTTGGATCTGGGGGTTGTCGCGCTATGGCATGATCTGGGAGGATCTGCTTACCGATAATGATGGACAATATACGGAGGTGCAATCGGGCCGTATGTTCAACCAAAGCATATCGGCCAGCAGTCGCACGCCGTTCAAGCATGGCTCTTTCACACCGTATGTTCATGACCATTGGGATGAGCATTGGTTCCCGGTGAGCGGTATTGATGGGTTTACGTATGGCAGTAGTACATTTTCGTTCTATATAGATGGGTCGGCCCAGCCGTCGGTGCTTCAACTGGTGGCTAACCAACCATTATCAGGCGAGATCAGGGTCGCGGCAGGACAGGATGTCTTGGTTCAAAGGCATATCGAACTCGATACCCTTCAACGCGAAGATCTAACTTTGCCTAAAGGCGGCGCCAAAGACATTTGCCTATATTTTAACGATGAGTTGCTGTATGACGGACTAACGGTGCATCGACCATTAAAGCGTCCGTCACATGCACCTGCTGATGTTGATCAACATTCGGTTCATGAGTTATATACGCAAGCCAAAGAGTGGGAGCGCCAGCGTTTTTACGAACGCGCAGTGAAAGCCTACCATGTCTGCCTCGAAAAAGATCGCTATTACCCCGACGCGCTGACCGGTATGGCCGGTATCTATATCAGGCGGTGCCTTTATACTGAGGCGCAGGAACTACTGCTCACCGCGCTTTCCATAGATACCTATCACCCGCAGGCCAACTATTTGCACGGCATAGTGAACGCCATTACAGGTGATATAGCCGATGCCAAGGATGGCTTTTCGATCGCATGTCGCTCGGTGGAATACCGGACGGCTGCTTACACCGAGTTGGCCAAGCTACAGGTCCGTGAGAAGCAGTTTAAAAAAGCTTTATCGTATCTTGATAGATCGCTGGAGTATAATGTCAACAACCAGCAAGCCATTCAATTGAAGGTAGTGGTCGCTCGCTTGCAAGGAAAAGTAGACGAGGCATTAGAAGCTGTCGATAAGCAATTACACGCTTACCCGCTTGACCACGTGACGCGCTTTGAACAGTACCTTTTAGGAGAGACAGATGCATCAGCTTTCAAACAGGGCATAACCAGTGAATTACCACACGAAACATACCTCGAACTCGCCGCTTTCTATCTGGATCTGCAGTTGTATAAGAATTGTATGGAGGTGCTGTCGCTGTCGCCAGGGTATGTGATGATCACCTTGTGGAAAGCCTATGTTGCGGCCTTACAACGGTCGGCCCAGCAAGCAGATCAGTTGTTGCGTGAAGCTGTCGATATGGACCCATCGTTCGTTTTTCCGCACCGGCAGGAGGATGTGAGGGTGTTGGAATGGGCTGTTGGGCGTGAACGATCGTGGAAGCTGAATTACTACCTCGCGTTGGCTTATGTCCAAATGCTGCGGAAGGATGAGGCGCTGGAACTGCTTTTAGCGTTCGGCAATGGGCCTGATAATTACGTATTATATCTGGTGCGGGCGGAGTTGCGGCATGAGGCTAACCCCGCCGCCTGCGAGGCTGACCTGCGCAGAGCCTTGGTATTAGCGGGCACTGATCATCGGGCGGTCTTGGCACTATCAAGATTCCTGGCCGACCATGGCCGGTGGGCTGAAGCGGTGAAGGTGGTAAGTGCCGGTCATCGGGCTGACCCTGAAAATTACTATTTGGGACTGCACCATGCGGCCTGCCTGATGCACACAGGACAATACGAGCAAGGCATTGACCTCATGAACCGCTTAAAGGTACTGCCTAACGAGGGCGCTTCGGACGGGCGTAAAGTGTGGCGCGAAACACACCTCAATGCGGCGATAAAGGCTATGGACGAGCAAAACTGGGAGCAGGCACTCCACTACATCGACCAGGCCCGTATTTGGCCCGAACATATGGGCATAGGCCGGCCGTATGAGGTTGACGAGCGTTTAGAGGACCTGATGGCATTTTTGTGCATCCGGCAAGATGGTCGCGAAGGGGATACAAGTGAGCTTATCGAAAGCATCATCAGCTACCGGGATCAACATCCCGATACACCATATAGCGCAAATGATACTGCCGCTCTCTACCTATTATTACAGCAGCAGCGCACAGCACAGGCTCAGGAGCTGTTGGCCAACTGGCAATCGCAAGATCCTCAAGACCTGGCTGGGCGGTGGACGGAGGCTTTTGTAAAAGGTGATCAGGATGGCTTGAACGCTATTGGGCGGGAAGAAGTCCCAAAGCGGATACCATTGCCTTACGAGATCCTATTTGAGGACCGAAGCTTTGCTTTTATCAAAAAGATGTACGACCGGAATTGGATCAATATGCCTGCCGCCATCGAAATTAATTTGTAA
- a CDS encoding phytanoyl-CoA dioxygenase family protein — translation MAEHRSVDLSLHHGLVSDFFKWPSTPEEWEPYRLTQEQVDFFNENGYLANIKFLEEWQVDKLNEDLAAIADPEHPDHSLFYQFFSNASTDKDSVLFHALGAWRITAPFHDILWNPAFVMAASQLLGNKAVRFWHDQLFCKPANHGGVVAWHQDYSYWTRTGPIQHLTSWVGLDDATTENGCMYYVPGSHRWGLLDKPELAGDMEGLMEFLTDEQKAQFKPVPIELKRGYGTFHHPLLVHGSYENRSARPRRAYVLNVFADGTITNSDKELMPGTPHIPKGEKIQGQFYPVVFDPAEV, via the coding sequence ATGGCTGAACATCGATCAGTGGACCTGTCACTACACCATGGTTTGGTGTCTGACTTTTTTAAATGGCCTTCAACCCCCGAAGAGTGGGAGCCATACCGACTTACCCAGGAGCAGGTGGACTTTTTTAATGAGAACGGCTACCTGGCCAACATCAAATTTTTAGAAGAGTGGCAGGTAGATAAGCTTAACGAGGACCTGGCCGCTATTGCCGACCCTGAGCACCCGGATCATTCGCTTTTCTACCAGTTCTTCTCCAATGCTTCTACAGATAAGGATTCGGTACTATTCCATGCGCTTGGTGCCTGGCGTATCACGGCGCCGTTTCACGACATTTTGTGGAACCCGGCCTTTGTGATGGCTGCCAGCCAGTTACTGGGCAATAAGGCGGTGCGCTTTTGGCATGATCAGTTGTTTTGCAAGCCGGCCAATCATGGCGGCGTAGTGGCCTGGCACCAGGATTACTCTTACTGGACCCGCACAGGGCCTATACAGCATTTGACCTCTTGGGTAGGGCTCGATGATGCCACCACCGAGAACGGTTGCATGTATTACGTGCCGGGCAGCCACCGCTGGGGGCTATTAGACAAACCTGAACTGGCCGGCGATATGGAAGGCCTGATGGAATTCTTGACCGACGAGCAAAAGGCCCAGTTCAAACCTGTCCCGATCGAATTGAAACGGGGCTATGGAACCTTCCACCATCCGTTGTTGGTACATGGGTCATACGAGAACCGTTCGGCCCGTCCGCGTCGCGCCTATGTGCTCAACGTATTTGCCGATGGTACCATCACCAATTCAGACAAAGAACTGATGCCGGGTACGCCACACATCCCTAAAGGAGAGAAGATACAGGGACAATTCTACCCTGTGGTATTTGATCCTGCAGAGGTTTAA
- a CDS encoding substrate-binding domain-containing protein, with protein sequence MKVNIRIKDIALKANVSTGTVDRVLHNRGNVNEKVKEKVLKIISEMKYEPNYIARALGSNKTYHLAALIPDHSFDSYWLAPKSGIEKAEKDLGKFGIQVHQYQFDPFDAKSFVKAAKEVTAANPDGILLSPIFYREVLPFFEAWRNENIPFVLFNTQIAEFDPLSYIGQDSYQSGYLAGKLIHYGAKQPSSVLIVHIDEEISNAAHLLKKEQGLRNFFLHNDLADRYPIVKAELNRADINSFRQKLNEVFESEPNIRSVFVTTSKAHEIAKHLEQRHLPDVNIVGYDLLPQNLYYLNKGTISFLINQNPRGQGYWGINQLVEHLVFKKEVAPVKFLPLDIITKENLNYYLDEDTN encoded by the coding sequence ATGAAAGTAAATATCAGGATCAAAGATATCGCTTTAAAAGCCAACGTATCCACCGGTACGGTAGACAGGGTTTTGCACAACCGCGGCAATGTGAACGAGAAGGTAAAAGAGAAGGTGCTCAAGATCATCAGCGAGATGAAATATGAGCCTAACTACATTGCCCGCGCGCTGGGATCTAATAAGACCTATCACCTGGCCGCGCTGATCCCTGACCACTCGTTTGATTCATACTGGCTGGCTCCTAAAAGCGGCATTGAAAAAGCCGAAAAAGATCTGGGCAAATTTGGCATACAGGTGCATCAATACCAATTTGATCCTTTCGATGCCAAGTCATTTGTTAAGGCAGCCAAAGAGGTGACCGCCGCCAACCCGGATGGCATCTTGCTGTCGCCCATATTCTACCGCGAGGTATTGCCTTTTTTTGAGGCATGGCGCAATGAGAATATTCCTTTCGTGCTTTTCAACACGCAGATCGCCGAGTTCGATCCGTTGAGTTATATCGGGCAGGATTCTTACCAGAGCGGTTATTTGGCAGGTAAACTGATCCATTATGGCGCTAAGCAGCCCTCATCGGTATTGATCGTGCACATCGACGAGGAGATCAGCAACGCAGCTCACTTATTGAAAAAGGAGCAGGGCCTGCGCAACTTCTTCCTGCATAATGACCTGGCCGACCGTTATCCCATCGTAAAGGCCGAACTGAACCGTGCCGATATCAATTCGTTCAGGCAAAAGCTGAATGAGGTATTTGAAAGTGAACCTAACATTCGTTCGGTGTTCGTGACCACCTCCAAGGCGCACGAGATCGCTAAACACCTGGAGCAACGCCATTTGCCCGATGTGAACATCGTTGGGTATGATCTGCTTCCGCAGAACTTGTATTACCTGAACAAGGGCACCATCAGCTTCCTGATCAATCAAAACCCAAGGGGACAGGGGTATTGGGGCATAAATCAACTGGTAGAACACTTGGTGTTCAAAAAAGAGGTAGCACCAGTAAAGTTCCTGCCGTTAGATATCATCACCAAAGAGAATTTGAACTACTACTTGGACGAGGATACCAACTGA
- a CDS encoding sugar phosphate isomerase/epimerase family protein yields the protein MKILYFCSRWGMEHLPPAELCQKVKDAGYDGIETSLPDDEVEAKELLMAIADHDLQWIGQHWDTVTPDAGQHITEFEQRLRMMAAARPLFITSHTGRDIFSFEQNIDLLELARRISKETGVSIIHETHRGKFSFAAHLTVPYLQRSPWLRLTLDISHWFCVAESYLADQAPAVELAIQHTDHIHARVGYKNGPQVPDPRSPEWEEVLNAHLKIWDKVLKLRKQEGYAQFTITPEFGPWPYMHLTPFTDTPLSDQWELNAHMMKLLKYRYANL from the coding sequence GTGAAGATATTATATTTTTGTTCGCGTTGGGGGATGGAGCACTTGCCACCTGCGGAGCTATGCCAAAAGGTGAAGGATGCCGGTTACGATGGTATCGAGACCAGTCTTCCTGACGATGAGGTAGAAGCCAAAGAACTGTTAATGGCTATTGCCGACCATGACCTGCAATGGATCGGGCAGCATTGGGATACCGTGACGCCTGACGCTGGTCAGCATATTACGGAATTTGAACAGCGGTTGCGCATGATGGCAGCTGCCAGACCGCTGTTCATTACCTCCCATACAGGCCGAGACATTTTCAGTTTTGAACAGAACATCGATCTGCTCGAACTGGCACGTCGGATCAGCAAGGAAACAGGCGTTAGCATCATTCACGAGACACATCGTGGCAAGTTCAGTTTTGCGGCACACCTGACCGTACCTTATCTGCAAAGATCACCATGGCTGCGATTAACGCTTGATATCTCTCACTGGTTCTGCGTGGCTGAAAGCTATTTGGCTGATCAAGCACCCGCCGTTGAATTGGCTATACAACATACTGATCACATTCATGCCCGTGTAGGGTACAAGAACGGTCCCCAAGTGCCTGACCCGCGCTCACCGGAATGGGAGGAAGTGTTGAACGCCCATTTGAAAATTTGGGATAAAGTGCTTAAATTACGAAAGCAGGAGGGATATGCACAGTTCACGATCACGCCTGAATTCGGTCCGTGGCCTTACATGCATCTAACTCCTTTTACCGATACACCGCTCAGCGACCAATGGGAGCTGAACGCTCATATGATGAAGCTTTTGAAATACAGGTACGCTAACCTGTGA
- a CDS encoding sugar MFS transporter, with protein MLQSNETITTPQINNSYVRQICIIGAFFFIFGFITWVNGTLIPYLRIACELEEWQAYLVTFAFYISYTVMAIPSSKLLERTGMITGMRIGLVVMAVGCSLFIPAALLRFYPLFLLGLFVGGAGMTLLQTAVNPYITLLGPANKAAQRISIMGICNKLAGVLAPLILGAIILNNSGDLIKELAAYSPDEKVARLDELARMVIMPYTALTAILLIIAYCIKFAHLPEIKPPSVEVEDGSATAPVKSGNTDLLLGFIAIFCVVGLEVLAGDTIGNYGLYHGLNLDVAKSLTSFTLACTVIGYLFGAFAIPRMVSQEKAYLYSSSLGMVISLAVLFVPGIGSVACVALLGMSNALLWPAIWPQALKGLHGARLNRGAAILIMGIAGGAILPLVYGWLARSTNNQVAYLLLIPCYLFNLYYGMRGRRATA; from the coding sequence ATGTTACAAAGCAACGAGACCATTACTACCCCCCAGATCAATAACAGCTATGTGAGGCAGATCTGCATCATTGGCGCCTTCTTCTTTATTTTTGGCTTTATTACCTGGGTCAACGGAACGCTGATCCCCTATCTGCGCATCGCCTGCGAGTTGGAAGAATGGCAGGCCTACCTGGTCACCTTCGCTTTTTATATTTCATACACCGTAATGGCCATTCCCTCGAGTAAATTGCTCGAACGCACGGGAATGATCACCGGTATGCGGATAGGCTTGGTGGTCATGGCCGTTGGTTGTTCGTTGTTCATACCGGCGGCTTTGCTGCGTTTTTATCCCTTGTTCTTACTCGGGTTATTTGTAGGTGGTGCAGGTATGACCTTGCTGCAAACGGCCGTGAACCCATACATCACTTTATTAGGCCCTGCCAACAAAGCTGCCCAGCGCATCAGTATCATGGGTATTTGTAACAAGCTGGCGGGCGTGCTGGCGCCATTGATATTGGGTGCGATCATCCTTAACAACTCGGGCGATCTGATCAAAGAACTGGCGGCGTACAGTCCGGATGAGAAGGTGGCCCGGTTAGATGAATTGGCCCGTATGGTGATCATGCCTTACACAGCTCTGACGGCTATCCTACTGATCATTGCTTACTGCATCAAGTTCGCCCATTTGCCCGAGATCAAACCACCATCAGTAGAGGTGGAAGATGGGTCGGCGACCGCACCGGTCAAAAGTGGTAACACCGACCTACTGTTAGGTTTCATCGCTATATTTTGCGTGGTCGGGCTGGAAGTACTTGCCGGCGACACGATCGGCAATTACGGGTTATACCATGGCCTCAACCTCGATGTGGCGAAAAGCCTCACATCATTCACCTTGGCCTGTACGGTGATCGGTTACCTGTTCGGCGCGTTCGCGATCCCGCGCATGGTATCGCAAGAGAAAGCTTACCTGTATTCGTCAAGCTTAGGGATGGTAATATCGCTGGCCGTGCTCTTTGTACCTGGTATTGGGTCGGTGGCTTGTGTGGCACTTTTGGGTATGTCCAACGCACTGTTATGGCCTGCAATCTGGCCACAAGCATTGAAAGGTTTGCATGGTGCCAGGTTGAACCGTGGCGCCGCCATCCTGATCATGGGTATAGCCGGTGGTGCCATACTGCCGTTAGTATATGGCTGGCTGGCCAGAAGCACCAATAACCAGGTGGCTTACCTGCTGCTGATCCCGTGTTACTTATTTAACCTATATTATGGTATGCGTGGCCGGAGGGCGACCGCTTAA
- a CDS encoding LacI family DNA-binding transcriptional regulator, translating into MKSIRIKDIALKANVSTGTVDRVLHDRGRVSDQIRERVLKVAREMNYEPNLMARALVSNKVYHLAVLMPDNQTDPYWDAPKAGIEKAQSELKRYKVAVHPFVFDPYSSASFVEKAQELTDSQPDGIFIPPIFYKETQPFIEQWTDKGIPYVFFNTDIADSGRLSYIGQDSYQSGFLAGKLIEYGQPDPCSVLIAHIDEETSNSAHLMNKERGFRDFFTQHLLNEKYHLLRTELRRADFAAFTTQLDDICQNTPDLKSIYVTTSKAYEIAAYLEQRRIRHIRIVGYDLITRNINYLNKGTISFLINQNPHGQGYWGIHYLARHLVFKEQVKSVKHLPLDVVTKENLQYYIDEDDTIDISLTVSGGMSSR; encoded by the coding sequence GTGAAAAGTATTCGTATCAAAGATATCGCCCTTAAAGCTAATGTATCCACTGGCACCGTGGACCGCGTACTGCACGACCGCGGTCGCGTGTCTGACCAGATCAGGGAGCGCGTGCTGAAAGTGGCGCGTGAAATGAATTACGAGCCTAACCTGATGGCACGGGCACTGGTTTCTAATAAGGTGTATCATTTAGCAGTGCTGATGCCCGACAACCAGACCGACCCCTATTGGGATGCGCCCAAGGCCGGTATCGAGAAAGCCCAAAGCGAACTCAAACGCTACAAGGTCGCTGTTCACCCTTTCGTGTTCGATCCGTACTCGTCTGCATCATTTGTGGAGAAAGCTCAGGAGCTGACCGACAGCCAGCCCGACGGCATATTTATCCCCCCTATATTTTACAAGGAAACGCAACCATTCATTGAGCAATGGACCGACAAAGGCATACCTTATGTGTTCTTTAATACTGATATAGCCGACAGCGGCCGACTAAGCTACATTGGGCAGGACTCATACCAAAGCGGCTTTTTGGCGGGCAAGCTTATCGAGTATGGCCAGCCTGACCCTTGCAGCGTGCTCATTGCACATATTGATGAGGAGACCAGCAACTCGGCACACCTCATGAACAAGGAACGAGGCTTTCGTGACTTCTTTACGCAGCACCTTCTGAACGAGAAATATCATTTGCTCCGAACCGAACTACGACGGGCCGATTTTGCGGCGTTCACTACCCAACTGGATGATATTTGCCAGAACACGCCCGACCTTAAGAGCATTTATGTGACCACCTCAAAGGCTTATGAGATAGCCGCGTACCTTGAACAGCGCCGCATCCGTCACATCAGGATTGTTGGGTATGACCTGATCACCCGCAACATCAATTACCTTAATAAAGGCACCATCAGCTTCCTGATCAACCAGAACCCACACGGGCAGGGCTATTGGGGTATACATTACCTTGCTCGGCACCTCGTATTCAAAGAACAGGTAAAAAGCGTGAAGCACCTACCGCTCGACGTGGTGACCAAGGAGAACCTTCAATATTACATCGATGAGGACGACACGATCGATATCTCGCTTACTGTTTCAGGCGGTATGAGTTCAAGATAA